One bacterium DNA window includes the following coding sequences:
- a CDS encoding outer membrane lipoprotein carrier protein LolA — protein MTRKLTALLVLGMAVIAAAQTASDLLGKIQKKYESMKNVCADYTQTFHWELANETQVFTGRLCTHNGVQFKIENNDQTIITDGKTIWTMPHGNNQVIIDDASENAGDNPFLKSFLQNYVDNYRSELLAPETIAGAPHYHIRLTARSEDEFNREVEIWADQKSLMMNRIKQTDQDGNSSVYEIKNVDLNANLSDATFKPVIPEGYEIVDMR, from the coding sequence ATGACAAGAAAACTGACAGCGCTTCTGGTTCTGGGCATGGCCGTCATCGCCGCGGCGCAGACGGCGTCCGATTTGCTCGGCAAGATCCAGAAAAAATATGAGTCCATGAAGAACGTGTGCGCCGACTATACTCAGACCTTTCACTGGGAGCTGGCGAACGAGACTCAGGTCTTCACGGGCCGCCTTTGCACGCACAACGGCGTGCAGTTCAAGATCGAGAATAACGATCAGACTATCATCACCGACGGCAAGACCATCTGGACTATGCCGCACGGCAACAACCAGGTGATCATCGACGACGCCTCCGAGAACGCCGGCGATAATCCCTTTCTCAAGTCCTTTTTGCAGAACTATGTCGACAACTACCGGAGCGAGCTGCTGGCGCCCGAGACCATCGCCGGGGCGCCGCATTACCATATCCGCTTGACCGCCCGCAGCGAGGACGAGTTCAACAGGGAGGTCGAAATCTGGGCGGACCAGAAGAGCCTGATGATGAACCGGATCAAGCAGACCGATCAGGACGGCAACAGCTCGGTCTATGAGATCAAGAACGTCGACCTCAATGCCAATCTCAGCGACGCCACCTTCAAACCCGTGATACCCGAAGGCTACGAAATCGTGGATATGCGCTGA